In the Malassezia vespertilionis chromosome 1, complete sequence genome, one interval contains:
- the PPH3 gene encoding protein-serine/threonine phosphatase (COG:G; COG:T; EggNog:ENOG503NVGA), protein MQTNLDHYDAQVKDLCAKARDLLVEESNIQRIDSPVTICGDIHGQFHDLLELFRVGGMCPETNYLFLGDFVDRGMYSVETFLLLLTLKVRYPDRITLIRGNHESRQITQVYGFYDECFRKYGNANVWRYCCDVFDYLSLSAVVDGRVFCVHGGLSPNILTLDQIRTIDRNQEVPHDGAMCDLLWSDPDDIHGWGVSPRGAGFLFGDDVVKNFVHNNGLDFIARAHQLILEGYKQMFDAAVVTVWSAPNYCYRCGNIASILQLDDALNQKYATFEAAPHPAHMPFQEAKRTVQGSPIATAIADLTTDKYVENSHEGIDALNAYIKESPDGVEEAIFALNRALDDPNVYRQLRALSCLTQILEQLVRGGCRAFQLRFPEDDLVNRLKEIAKSRSSDPGVSLKMMDIFRSWRKQFLHDPQMVYVCSLYAQCGGVDQVPKVATIGRGEYVPDLLSPSFTSPLVTVGDHMSAQTSVDGSIGVARKEADALLQAMLAAQARFEDILDDEAVHKHVSNVLDVQKSIVKFIHTVSDEEYLTMLVDANDRIVDVLQRLQMGGAGAEVPSGPLGVQLAAKEAVITQAARRLSLTDVDAIAMPAGNSSRNAARSELSRKVDTSLVLHSGFTTAAPSRNPGFEDYTIKETGRDAVDYEVAARNTRAMEGTYVEEAIAPDAAAPDAPAPAIRGAAPPILGTSLYS, encoded by the exons ATGCAGACCAATTTGGACCA CTACGACG CGCAAGTAAAAGACCTATGTGCAAAAGCGCGTGATCTCCTTGTAGAAGAGTCGAATatccagcgcatcgacTCGCCTGTAACGATTTGCGGTGATATACACGGGCAGTTTCACGATCTGCTTGAGCTTTTTCGCGTGGGGGGAATGTGCCCAGAGACAAACTACTTGTTTCTAG GCGACTTTGTCGATCGTGGGATGTATTCCGTGGAAACGTTTCTTCTTCTGCTTACTTTGAAAGTGCGCTATCCTGATAGGATTACGCTGATTCGGGGCAATCATGAGTCACGGCAAATTACGCAAGTATACGGGTTCTACGACGAATGTTTCCGCAAGTACGGGAATGCGAACGTTTGGCGATACTGTTGCGATGTATTTGACTACCTCTCTCTCAGTGCAGTTGTCGATGGTCGCGTTTTTTGTGTGCACGGTGGCTTGAGTCCCAATATTTTGACGCTCGACCAGATTCGCACGATTGACCGTAATCAGGAAGTACCGCACGACGGTGCCATGTGCGATTTGCTATGGTCAGATCCGGACG ATATCCACGGATGGGGCGTATCTCCTCGCGGTGCAGGCTTCCTCTTTGGCGACGACGTTGTAAAAAACTTTGTGCACAACAATGGCCTTGACTTTATCGCCCGTGCGCATCAGCTTATATTGGAAGGCTACAAGCAAATGTTTGATGCAGCCGTTGTTACCGTATGGAGCGCACCGAACTATTGCTATCGCTGTGGCAACATTGCAAGCATCCTCCAACTGGACGACGCATTGAATCAGAAATACGCTACTTTTGAAGCTGCTCCACACCC TGCACACATGCCGTTCCAAGAAGCGAAACGTACGGTACAAGGATCGCCGATTGCGACCGCGATTGCTGATCTGACAACGGACAAA TATGTGGAAAACTCGCATGAAGG TATCGATGCATTGAATGCATACATCAAGGAAAGTCCGGACGGTGTGGAAGAAGCGATTTTTGCGTTGAATCGTGCGTTGGATGATCCGAACGTGTACaggcagctgcgcgcgctttct TGCCTCACACAGATCCTCGAGCAACTCGTAAGAGGTGGCTGTCGCGCATTTCAGc TTCGTTTCCCCGAAGACGACCTTGTCAATCGCTTGAAAGAGATTGCCAAAAGCCGCTCTTCTGACCCTGGCGTGTCGCTGAAGATGATGGATATTTTTCGCTCTTGGCGTAAGCAGTTTTTGCATGATCCGCAGATGGTCTACGTGTGCAGTCTGTACGCACAATGTGGTGGTGTCGATCAAGTGCCCAAGGTTGCAACAATTGGCCGTGGCGAGTACGTGCCCGACCTTCTTTCGCCATCTTTCACATCGCCGCTTGTGACCGTGGGTGACCACATGTCTGCTCAAACTAGTGTGGATGGTTCGATCGGCGTTGCGCGGAAAGAGGCggatgcgctcctgcaAGCGATGCTTGCGGCACAGGCAAGGTTTGAGGATATTCTCGATGACGAGGCCGTGCACAAGCATGTGAGTAACGTGCTGGATGTGCAAAAGTCGATTGTCAAGTTCATTCACACCGTTTCGGATGAGGAGTACCTCACGATGCTCGTAGACGCTAACGACCGCATTGTCGACGttctccagcgcctgcaaatGGGCGGGGCTGGTGCAGAGGTACCAAGTGGACCACTTGGTGTGCAACTCGCTGCGAAGGAGGCTGTTATtacgcaagcagcgcgacgtcTTTCGCTGACAGACGTGGATGCCATCGCTATGCCCGCTGGAAACTCGTCGCGCAACGCCGCACGGAGCGAGCTTTCGCGCAAGGTTGACACATCGCTGGTGCTTCACTCTGGTTTTACTACTGCGGCGCCCTCGCGCAATCCAGGCTTTGAGGACTACACTATCAAAGAAACTGGTCGGGACGCGGTCGACTACGAAGTTGCTGCGCGGAACACGCGAGCCATGGAAGGCACCTATGTAGAGGAAGCTATCGCGCCGgatgctgcggcgccggaTGCTCCCGCGCCGGCTATtcgtggcgctgcaccgccTATCCTCGGCACGAGTCTTTATTCGTAG
- a CDS encoding uncharacterized protein (COG:S; EggNog:ENOG503NZY5; BUSCO:EOG09263C55): MAKTTAMRTVAAVKGRPAQYTQSSRKGKQSWRKNIDLSATEAALEDIREQERVVGAPVHTHKDSQLFVEDRSGQETQLARQAREKRKLRSQEILEQRSAVPAVQQRMQATFKLDTKTPGGKASTAGLPAKLKRRLRILAQRPHEGIEGDSERGSAGKLQSDSVFTEKHNLWSDPAPEKQAGQDDWITPVVKTAILRPSSPLHEPSRIAKKAAAVPVPHAGASYNPDYKEHEQLLQEAYEKAKAEEDADAEKEYLKRKFSELRPYRNDATTGMVIGEFGEEADENQKGEEEYSAPKMPGRKTQAQRRREARAKEQKRVAEQRKKMRIQRGMVSEMPARAKKLKALTSERQALADERRQRKLTRMQEKGIAGLRVSKYSVPESRVDVQTGDELSENFRKLKPEGNLFWDRFQSMQARGLVEARRPVQPSRRKRKTKSYDRHSFKRD; the protein is encoded by the coding sequence ATGGCCAAGACCACTGCGATGCGTACAGTGGCTGCAGTCAAGGGACGCCCTGCGCAGTATACACAATCATCACGTAAAGGGAAGCAGTCATGGCGTAAGAATATTGATCTCTCTGCAACAGAAGCCGCACTGGAGGATATCCGTGAGCAAGAGCGAGTTGTTggtgcgcctgtgcacaCGCATAAAGATAGTCAGCTGTTCGTCGAGGACCGATCCGGTCAGGAGACACAATTggcacgccaagcgcgggAAAAGCGCAAACTGCGATCCCAAGAGATTTTGGAACAACGCAGCGCGGTACCTGCAGTGCAGCAACGTATGCAGGCGACGTTCAAATTGGATACCAAAACGCCTGGCGGCAAGGCGAGCACCGCAGGTTTACCCGCCAAGCTGAAGCGTCGCTTGCGTATCCTTGCTCAACGCCCGCATGAAGGAATAGAAGGCGATTCTGAGCGTGGAAGTGCTGGGAAGCTTCAGAGCGATAGCGTCTTTACGGAGAAGCACAACTTGTGGAGTGACCCTGCGCCCGAGAAGCAAGCGGGACAGGACGATTGGATCACACCTGTGGTCAAAACTGCGATTCTCCGTCCATCCTCACCGCTGCATGAACCGAGCCGCATTGCAAAGAAGGCTGCAGCAGTCCCAGTGCCACACGCTGGCGCGTCATACAATCCTGATTATAAAGAGCATGAGCAACTTTTACAGGAGGCATACGAAAAGGCGAAAGCGGAAGAAGATGCAGATGCAGAAAAGGAATACCTCAAACGCAAATTTAGTGAGCTGCGCCCCTATCGTAATGATGCTACGACGGGCATGGTCATAGGGGAATTTGGTGAGGAGGCCGATGAAAACCAAAAAGGAGAGGAAGAGTACAGCGCCCCCAAAATGCCAGGACGTAAGACGCAGGcacagcgacgccgcgaagcgcgcgcgaaagagCAGAAGCGCGTGGCGGAGCAGCGAAAGAAGATGCGTATACAGCGTGGCATGGTGTCTGAGATGCCTGCCCGAGCCAAGAAACTCAAGGCACTCACCTCCGAAAGGCAAGCCCTCGCTGATGAGCGTaggcagcgcaagctgaCACGGATGCAGGAAAAGGGCATTGCAGGATTACGTGTAAGCAAATACAGCGTCCCCGAAAGCCGTGTCGACGTACAAACTGGCGACGAGCTGAGCGAAAATTTCCGCAAACTCAAGCCAGAAGGCAACTTGTTTTGGGATCGGTTCCAGAGCATGCAAGCGCGTGGTTTGGTCGAAGCACGCCGGCCTGTGCAGCCCTCGCGGCGAAAACGCAAGACCAAGTCGTACGACCGACACTCTTTCAAGCGCGACTGA
- a CDS encoding uncharacterized protein (EggNog:ENOG503P8YF) codes for MAIATPPPSSDAVVISSPSAPMKHGAYTRRSALATPPPSSPTRDHPFGLFVEALDYAAQRKGTSPIKRAHLLKARTAVVKAPALGIHPAEPLDLLRADHSHTLAIGRAKVLDSDTACTMCPTFIGTLPLVNVCLPGDARHVSRLHAFLRWVPFTSADARPDAIPGTFVLRIVGQNGLIVNGKRLRVGQVVRVEPGKTVIDFFGHPMQFVASEPVVPPAAPPQQRRSDGSSPQKRVVHERDTTDAVPPSSPGVFAREHVPSSPSSDSQCEMPFLPSSPSHRASTLPARCTLAEENSEGTTALHVIDDDPFSAPEPKAKLSESPLVLARDLAARLAQTYDVAGLLAGAIVFHRTATISSSEAVRSVLSTNPGMLRGEAGARTIAYSPSKCRLQSESDGRVPAYGQAIAGWQEGAAWQTHARRAWHELLEAELQRAPMFGAIQRPGKDTSGNPLECWYYYDKENDPDLERAVNLGAFVKPMRNAVRSQKPIFWKKSEYSRATSSAGNGLDPYEDDKLPYSPRSQYGGESTGDESGDARQAKRARKLDSDEAKLRRGSGKNKLGTI; via the coding sequence ATGGCGAtcgcgacgccgccgccgtctTCGGATGCGGTAGTGATATCATCGCCATCGGCACCTATGAAGCACGGTGCATACACGCGTCGTTCAGCGCTCGCAACTCCCCCGCCATCCTCGCCAACACGCGACCATCCGTTCGGGCTCTttgtcgaggcgcttgaTTACGCCGCACAACGCAAAGGCACATCGCCTATCAAGCGCGCACATCTTTTaaaagcgcgcacagcCGTTGTGAAAGCTCCCGCACTTGGAATTCACCCCGCCGAGCCACTCGATTTGCTTCGTGCTGATCACTCGCATACGCTTGCCATTGGACGCGCCAAGGTCCTGGATAGCGACACTGCATGTACCATGTGTCCGACGTTTATTGGGACGCTTCCGCTAGTAAATGTGTGCTTGccgggcgatgcgcgccatgtAAGCAGGCTCCATGCATTCCTGCGGTGGGTGCCTTTTACgagcgccgacgcgcgcccGGACGCGATTCCGGGCACGTTTGTTTTGCGCATTGTGGGGCAAAATGGTCTGATTGTCAATGGAAAGCGGCTGCGTGTAGGGCAGGTTGTGCGCGTCGAGCCGGGCAAAACAGTGATTGACTTTTTCGGGCACCCCATGCAATTCGTTGCTTCTGAGCCGGTCGTGCCGcctgcagcaccgccgcaaCAGAGGCGTTCTGACGGTTCGTCGCCCCAGAAGCGCGTCGTACACGAACGCGATACCACGGACGCTGTTCCTCCTAGCTCTCCGGGTGTGTTTGCCCGCGAGCATGTCCCTagctcgccaagcagtGACAGTCAATGCGAGATGCCGTTTCTGCCTTCGAGCCCTTCGCACCGCGCATCCACCCTAcctgcacgctgcacactAGCAGAAGAGAACAGCGAGGGcaccacggcgctgcatgtaaTCGATGATGACCCATTCTCCGCGCCCGAACCCAAAGCCAAGCTGAGCGAGTCACCTCTTGTACTTGCACGCGATTTGGCTGCGCGTTTAGCGCAGACCTACGACGTTGCTGGCCTGCTTGCTGGCGCGATTGTGTTTCACCGGACCGCAACCATCTCTTCCAGCGAGGCGGTACGCTCCGTGCTCAGCACGAACCCCGGCATGCTCCGCGGCGAGGCAGGCGCTCGCACGATAGCCTATTCCCCCTCCAAGTGCCGCCTGCAGTCTGAGAGCGATGGCCGCGTTCCAGCGTACGGCCAAGCCATTGCTGGATGGCAAGAGGGGGCCGCGTGGCAGAcgcatgctcggcgtgcgtggcacGAGCTGTTGGAggccgagctgcagcgcgcgcccatGTTTGGCGCGATTCAACGACCTGGCAAAGATACGAGCGGCAACCCTCTTGAGTGTTGGTACTATTACGACAAAGAAAATGACCCTGACCTTGAGCGTGCTGTGAATTTGGGTGCGTTTGTGAAGCCCATGCGTAATGCTGTGCGCAGCCAGAAGCCCATCTTTTGGAAAAAGAGCGAGTATAGTCGTGCAACGAGCTCTGCTGGCAATGGACTCGATCCGTACGAAGACGACAAGTTGCCAtactcgccgcgcagtcAGTATGGCGGGGAGAGCACTGGCGACGAGTCCGGCgatgctcgccaagcaaagcgtgcgcgcaaactcgACTCGGACGAAGCCAAGCTGCGACGGGGAAGCGGTAAAAATAAGTTAGGCACTATCTAG
- a CDS encoding uncharacterized protein (BUSCO:EOG09264X31; EggNog:ENOG503Q54Z; COG:S): MPNLALQVRADFEGVTGLVPEDGVHAEIMFPVTCISCHETHRNPVSLDPAGDVEMQKGRGTANLVMSCANCRREMSASFIVPKPGSKKDAKPGEISPYHEIAPVADARAAWHTLCTVEFRGMNPEDAQVDTLLAGDAKWACRGDESGTPFGDVEFDEGEWHDYDDKAGDEVGITEVKLQWKRV; encoded by the coding sequence ATGCCCAACTTGGCGCTCCAAGTGCGAGCTGATTTCGAGGGTGTGACGGGTCTGGTACCTGAGGATGGGGTACATGCAGAGATCATGTTTCCTGTGACGTGCATTTCTTGCCACGAAACACATAGAAATCCTGTCTCGCTCGACCCAGCGGGCGACGTTGAGATGCAAAAAGGCAGGGGGACTGCGAACCTCGTCATGTCCTGCGCCAACTGCCGCAGGGAGATGAGCGCATCATTTATCGTGCCAAAACCTGGCTCAAAAAAAGACGCCAAGCCCGGCGAAATTTCACCATACCACGAAATTGCGCCGGtcgcagatgcgcgcgccgcatggcACACACTGTGCACGGTGGAATTCCGCGGGATGAATCCTGAAGACGCTCAGGTTGATACCTTGCTTGCCGGCGATGCAAAATGGGCATGCCGTGGCGACGAATCGGGCACGCCATTTGGCGACGTCGAATTTGACGAGGGCGAATGGCACGACTACGACGATAAGGCTGGCGACGAAGTGGGCATTACCGAGGTCAAGTTGCAATGGAAACGTGTGTAA
- the cyp6 gene encoding peptidylprolyl isomerase (COG:A; EggNog:ENOG503NW66), protein MAPGGGTESVEHASEPLLEGDAHANGANSPHAVHDDANEADEDKEYEAEQARRRDNASAAALTLEIVGDLPHADVKPPENVLFVCKLNPVTRSDDLELIFSRFGKIHKCEVMRDKATGDSLQYAFVEFEDRSAAEQAYYKMQNVLIDDRRIWVDFSQSVSKLHGVWVKQRTCNSSVAHGTPFDAPSRHGHAHVQQPPQGYHTERLLVDLDDMPRSQPMREPRVDRHGSSDRHRSQSDESHRSRHDKSHRSRYHERHRSRHGDRHDRVRYDPTRRDSRRERSPRRQPP, encoded by the exons ATGGCGCCAGGTGGAGGCACCGAAAGCGTTGAACACGCTTCCGAGCCATTGTTGGAGGGTgacgcgcacgcaaacGGTGCGAACAGTCCGCATGCCGTACACGATGATGCCAACGAAGCGGATGAAGATAAGGAGTACGAGGCCGAGCAggcacggcggcgcgacaatgcgtctgcggcggcgctgacACTGGAAATTGTGGGAGATTTGCCGCATGCAGACGTCAAGCCGCCGGAGAATGTGCTGTTTGTATGCAAGCTGAATCCTGTGACACGTAGCGATGATCTGGAGCTTATTTTTTCGCGCTTTGGCAAGATTCACAAGTGTGAAGTCATGCGCGATAAAGCGACGGGCGATAGTTTGCAGTATGCCTTTGTCGAGTTTGAGGACCGCAGTGCAGCTGAACAG GCGTACTACAAAATGCAAAATGTTCTGATCGATGACCGCCGGATCTGGGTGGACTTTTCACAAAGTGTATCCAAGCTGCACGGGGTTTGggtcaagcagcgcacatgTAATTCTTCGGTGGCGCACGGTACGCCGTTTGATGCACCTTCGCGGCATGGACACGCGCATGTGCAGCAGCCTCCCCAGGGGTACCACACCGAAAGACTGCTTGTGGATTTGGACGATATGCCGAGGTCTCAACCTATGCGCGAGCCCCGCGTTGATCGACATGGAAGCAGCGATCGGCACCGCTCTCAAAGCGATGAATCGCATCGATCACGGCACGATAAATCACATCGCTCGAGGTACCACGAGCGGCACAGGTCACGGCACGGCGATAGACACGACCGAGTGCGCTACGATCCCACACGCCGTGactcgcgccgcgagcgctcgccgcgccgccagccGCCATAG
- the CHO1 gene encoding CDP-diacylglycerol--serine O-phosphatidyltransferase (TransMembrane:6 (i53-74o80-97i118-137o143-162i183-202o222-240i); EggNog:ENOG503NU2S; COG:H) yields the protein MASPVMADGLRQRMRSEQLSEVDFTQNEDVQLKKFVETNGHFSLVRNFRLADVVTLMNGFCGAQSIFMSGRYLATSNPTYIWYALWFPFFGAIFDLLDGKVARWRQSSSMLGQELDSLADSISFGVAPAFIAFSLGLRLPLDTFVLTLFVCAGVARLARFNITAATVPHTPSGKAQYFEGLPIPSSLVLVGCMALCLLFGRFELPGGAWVPKGELLPFTGRWHNMLSTSSLGVPLGVFTLDFSESLYKLLTTGDVLRQFLSKQTIAGVANWAGRYSVHKITLLWLAWAIAMVSKTLRVPKP from the exons ATGGCGTCACCTGTCATGGCTGATGGCCTGCGGCAGCGAATGCGCTCTGAACAGCTGTCGGAAGTTGATTTTACTCAGAACGAAGATGTTCAACTGAAGAAGTTTGTTGAGACGAACGGTCATTTCAGTCTCGTCCG CAACTTTCGTCTTGCCGATGTGGTCACACTCATGAATGGTTTCTGTGGCGCACAGTCTATCTTTATGTCTGGGCGCTATTTGGCAACATCTAACCCCACATACATATGGTATGCATTATGGTTCCCATTTTTTGGCGCCATTTTTGATTTGCTCGACGGCAAGGttgcgcgctggcgccaGTCGAGCAGTATGCTTGGCCAGGAGCTCGACTCGTTGGCCGATTCTATCTCGTTTGGTGTGGCTCCTGCATTCATTGCGTTTTCGCTTGGCTTGCGTCTCCCGCTGGATACATTTGTACTTACTCTCTTTGTCTGCGCCGGTgtcgcgcgtcttgcgcgctttaATATCACCGCCGCGACCGTGCCGCATACGCCATCCGGAAAAGCGCAATACTTTGAGGGTCTACCGATCCCTTCTAGTCTTGTCCTGGTCGGCTGCATGGCGCTGTGCCTTTTGTTTGGTCGCTTTGAGCTTCCTGGCGGAGCATGGGTGCCGAAGGGCGAGTTGTTACCCTTCACGGGCCGCTGGCACAATATGCTTTCCACCTCATCGCTTGGTGTCCCTCTTGGTGTCTTCACGCTGGACTTTTCCGAGTCGCTGTACAAACTGCTGACCACCGGtgatgtgctgcgccaatTCCTCAGTAAGCAAACCATTGCCGGTGTCGCAAACTGGGCCGGGCGTTATAGCGTGCACAAAATCACGTTGCTTTGGCTTGCCTGGGCGATTGCAATGGTCAGTAAGACGTTGCGTGTGCCCAAACCGTAG
- the MOB2 gene encoding Maintenance of ploidy protein mob2 (EggNog:ENOG503NYA6; COG:D), which translates to MGRSTRLKSKGMGMPSYEAQMDLRDDPRMQSGEPKPLYLCQPFVRSTLIKGSFKTIVALPKYVHPYEWIAVNLFDFFHNLNLFCAVIAESCTPQKCSTMSAGVGLDYTWVDVNRKPIHLPAPQYIDYVMTWIGQLLDDEAVFPTKSGRDFPPAFLSVARQMYMQMLRIFAHIYHAHFPLLLHVQCECHFNSLFAHFIAFGKEFGLFNFRLFKSGGIAALDEVSMQGPLIAPNGDYVPYPGVCDLMERWVYRGILPKEVLL; encoded by the coding sequence ATGGGCCGGTCGACTCGGCTGAAGAGTAAAGGGATGGGGATGCCGTCGTACGAGGCACAGATGGATTTGCGGGACGATCCACGCATGCAAAGCGGCGAACCGAAACCTTTGTACCTGTGCCAGCCGTTTGTGCGTAGCACGTTGATCAAGGGCTCGTTTAAGACGATTGTTGCGCTACCAAAGTACGTTCATCCTTACGAGTGGATTGCAGTCAATTTGTTTGACTTTTTCCACAATCTCAACTTGTTCTGTGCTGTGATTGCAGAGTCGTGCACGCCGCAAAAGTGCTCAACGATGAGCGCAGGTGTGGGCTTGGACTATACATGGGTAGATGTGAATCGGAAGCCGATTCATCTCCCTGCACCACAATACATCGACTATGTCATGACGTGGATCGGCCAGCTtttggacgacgaggcaGTCTTCCCTACCAAGTCTGGCCGCGATTTTCCCCCAGCCTTCCTTTCTGTCGCACGCCAAATGTATATGCAAATGCTGCGCATATTTGCGCACATCTACCACGCGCACTTCCCATTGCTATTGCATGTACAGTGCGAGTGCCACTTTAACAGTCTCTTTGCGCATTTCATCGCGTTTGGGAAAGAGTTTGGGCTATTCAACTTCCGTCTGTTCAAATCGGGTGGCATTGCTGCACTCGATGAAGTAAGTATGCAAGGGCCCTTGATTGCGCCAAACGGCGACTATGTGCCATACCCAGGTGTGTGCGACCTGATGGAGCGGTGGGTCTACCGAGGGATCCTGCCAAAAGAGGTGTTGTTGTAA
- the DLD2 gene encoding (R)-2-hydroxyglutarate--pyruvate transhydrogenase (COG:C; EggNog:ENOG503NUGN) has protein sequence MATPKTSLLSTIPSDKARWNVLAAEELDHFNMDWMGKYRGKSSCVIKPKSAEELSAIMRICYENNIAIVPQGGNTGLVGGSVPVHDEVVVNLSSMNKIRSFDTMAGTLVCDAGCILEVLDDYVANEGYMMPLDLGAKGSCHIGGNVAANAGGLRFLRYGSLHGSVLGLEVVLPNGDIITGLQTLRKDNTGLDLKQLFIGSEGTLGIITGVSIATPPRPKSVKLAMFGLDSYEAVQQTFRTVRKYCGEILSAFEFVDADTFNVVMNSKVQSHKNPFTEPHRMYVLVETSGSNKEHDDEKMQLLLEELLESGLISDGVLAQDETQIRALWAIRENIPESLGHLGKVYKYDVSLPIEKMYDLVDAVKLQCQKHRILGVSPGEDLVLAVGGYGHIGDGNLHINVAAKGYLAEVENALEPFIYEFVASVRGSISAEHGLGLMKADKIGYSKDLVSIDCMKRIKRVFDPKGLLNPYKYLPSRN, from the exons ATGGCAACACCAAAAACGTCGCTGCTGAGCACCATCCCTTCGGATAAGGCGAGATGGAACGTACTTGCCGCTGAAGAGCTGGATCATTTTAATATGGACTGGATGGGCAAGTACCGCGGGAAGTCTTCGTGTGTTATCAAACCCAAGTCTGCCGAAGAGCTCTCTGCAATCATGCGCATTTGCTATGAGAACAACATTGCAATCGTGCCTCAAGGTGGGAATACAGGTCTGGTTGGCGGAAGTGTGCCAGTTCACGACGAGGTTGTTGTAAACCTTAGCAGCATGAACAAGATTCGCTCGTTCGATACTATGGCAGGCACGCTGGTCTGTGACGCAGGCTGCATCCTCGAAGTGCTCGACGACTACGTCGCCAACGAGGGATACATGATGCCGCTTGATCTTGGTGCAAAAGGTAGCTGCCATATTGGTGGAAATGTTGCGGCAAATGCCGGTGGCCTCCGCTTCTTACGCTATGGCTCTCTACATGGCTCCGTATTGGGTCTGGAGGTCGTGCTTCCGAATGGTGATATCATCACGGGTCTGCAGACCTTGCGTAAAGATAACACAGGACTCGATTTAAAGCAGCTTTTCATTGGTTCCGAGGGCACGCTCGGCATCATCACCGGCGTCTCCATTGCAACACCACCGCGGCCCAAGTCAGTGAAACTTGCCATGTTTGGCCTTGACTCGTACGAGGCCGTGCAGCAGACGTTTCGTACAGTGCGGAAATACTGCGGCGAGATCTTGTCCGCATTCGAGTTTGTCGATGCTGACACGTTCAATGTGGTGATGAACAGCAAAGTACAATCGCATAAGAACCCCTTTACCGAACCGCACCGCATGTATGTCTTGGTAGAGACAAGCGGCTCGAACAAGGAACATGACGATGAGAAGATGCAGCTGCTTTTGGAGGAGCTGCTTGAATCGGGACTCATTTCGGACGGCGTACTTGCACAAGACGAGACTCAAATTCGTGCGCTGTGGGCAATCCGTGAGAACATCCCCGAATCGCTCGGACACTTGGGCAAGGTGTACAAGTATGACGTCAGCCTTCCCATTGAAAAAATGTACGACCTTGTAGACGCTGTGAAGCTACAGTGCCAAAAGCATAGGATCCTGGGTGTATCACCCGGAGAGGACCTTGTTCTTGCGGTCGGCGGCTACGGGCACATTGGCGACG GAAACCTGCATATTAATGTCGCCGCAAAAGGTTACCTTGCGGAAGTCGAGAATGCGCTTGAGCCGTTTATTTATGAATTCGTCGCGAGCGTCAG GGGCTCCATTTCTGCTGAACACGGACTCGGTCTTATGAAGGCGGACAAAATTGGCTACTCAAAGGATCTCGTATCTATTGATTGCATGAAGCGCATTAAGCGCGTATTTGATCCTAAAGGTCTGCTTAATCCGTACAAG TACTTGCCGTCCCGAAATTAA
- the RCF2 gene encoding Replication factor C, subunit RFC4 (EggNog:ENOG503P0GV; TransMembrane:3 (o30-49i129-147o163-182i); COG:S): MSGSVDAHINHQEVSPKAMRAVRYETTKEAAAKGFAIGMGGTTLIGYFLQTYSPTIRKMPRSLKLTTTILGGMALGSVFGERASIAFEQMHYADNASKHAQRVKQKHETDWDSLPLYDKALSWTKNNKFTVVIGSWIGSMAGSWLYIQSQPLSFSQKLVQTRVWAQGLTIVSLIGMASLTHLPSAGDKLLEEEKLAEEHSWSDIILEQNHLNNQEHPIILHHSPEKKGNEKGKMQEDDNKKEEGDKKEAEKE; this comes from the exons ATGAGCGGCTCGGTAGATGCACACATTAATCACCAAGAAGTGAGCCCCaaagcgatgcgcgctgt TCGCTATGAGACGACAAAGGAAGCCGCTGCTAAAGGCTTTGCCATTGGCATGGGCGGTACTACGCTCATAGGTTACTTTTTACAGACCTACTCCCCCACGATCCGCAAAATGCCTCGTTCGCTCAAGCTAACAACCACTATTCTTGGCGGTATGGCGCTCGGTAGCGTGTTTGGTGAGCGAGCGAGCATTGCTTTTGAGCAGATGCATTACGCGGACAATGCTTCTAAACACGCACAACGTGTAAAGCAAAAGCACGAGACCGATTGGGATAGTCTGCCCTTGTACGACAAGGCGCTGTCTTGGACAAAGAACAACAAATTCACAGTGGTTATCGGTAGCTGGATTGGCTCGATGGCAGGCTCTTGGTTGTATATACAAAGTCAGCCGCTGAGCTTCTCGCAAAAGCTTGTCCAGACACGTGTATGGGCGCAAGGTCTTACAATTGTATCTTTAATTGGCATGGCTAGCTTGACACATCTACCCAGCGCCGGCGATAAATTGCTGGAAGAAGAAAAGCTTGCGGAAGAGCACTCCTGGAGCGATA TCATCCTCGAACAGAATCATTTGAACAACCAGGAACACCCCATTATTCTGCACCACAGTCCGGAGAAGAAGGGCAACGAGAAAGGTAAAATGCAAGAGGACGACAATAAGAAGGAGGAAGGTGACAAGAAGGAGGCTGAGAAAGAGTAG